In Cynocephalus volans isolate mCynVol1 chromosome 13, mCynVol1.pri, whole genome shotgun sequence, a genomic segment contains:
- the RWDD4 gene encoding RWD domain-containing protein 4 isoform X2 has protein sequence MSANEDQEIGENGDPKAFLIEISWTETYPQTPPIISMNAFFNNTISSAVKQSILAKLQEAVEVNLGTAMTYTLFEYAKDNKEQFMENHHPINSTASISNIISAETPNIALSSKKKDKKEQLSKAQKRKLADKTDHKGELPRGWNWVDVVKLSKTGSKDDE, from the exons aTAGGTGAGAACGGTGATCCCAAAGCCTTCTTGATAGAGATTTCCTGGACAGAAACATATCCCCAAACACCTCCAATTATATCTATGAACGCTTTTTTTAACAACACCAT ATCATCAGCTGTAAAGCAGAGTATATTAGCCAAGTTACAGGAAGCAGTGGAAGTTAATCTTGGAACCGCTATGACCTACACATTGTTTGAATATGCCAAGGACAATAAAGAGCAGTTCATGGAGAATCACCATCCCATTAATTCTACA gcaTCCATAAGCAATATCATCTCAGCTGAAACTCCTAATATAGCCCTGTCaagtaagaaaaaagacaaaaaagaacaacTTTCAAAAGCCCAGAAACGTAAGCTGGCAGATAAAAcag ATCACAAAGGGGAACTTCCTCGAGGCTGGAACTGGGTTGATGTCGTGAag ttAAGCAAAACTGGCTCTAAAGATGATGAATAA